Proteins encoded together in one Porites lutea chromosome 2, jaPorLute2.1, whole genome shotgun sequence window:
- the LOC140927003 gene encoding uncharacterized protein: MHTFCAVFFLLAATALQVEIAVTLKCNGLEDLCELRIDQVTYPGSHNAGSGFDGLLKYWSGVHCVSCWYRNHDKSFSEQLAFGIRYFDIDTCYGTKEALNCHCPGSRKYCCYSGSIEKGLTEIDGWLKSNPNEVVIIEFNRDSQTNYRKEIAKSLEATLLKLWPPTSTGSLAMNTYYKKNRGRWPTLKEAIRRNQRIFIFMDNGLIKYLGSSHDWLVQSNGNIASSWDTVAVSSSCSSITTNAKSKCTSRASFMSLAAYGSYGLCTWDMAKVCSKWIGEAQEACYQKRKSYEKTVNFLLVDWLDYYSGEESVVNKAKFMNQKNIKEYLGKDIFFPELQGCSYHPGWFYNYCWKNCPKYGWCWINQYCGDNANICKQKSYSCYSNCGA; the protein is encoded by the coding sequence ATGCATACTTTTTGTGCCGTGTTCTTCCTATTAGCAGCTACTGCCTTGCAGGTTGAAATTGCTGTCACCTTAAAGTGCAATGGGCTCGAGGATCTTTGTGAATTACGAATTGACCAAGTCACATATCCAGGCAGCCACAATGCTGGATCTGGATTTGACGGACTGCTCAAATACTGGAGTGGTGTCCACTGTGTCTCCTGTTGGTATCGCAATCACGACAAATCTTTCTCGGAGCAGTTGGCATTTGGCATACGCTATTTCGACATTGACACTTGCTATGGGACCAAAGAAGCACTGAATTGTCATTGTCCTGGCTCAAGAAAATATTGCTGTTATTCTGGTTCCATTGAGAAAGGGCTTACCGAAATCGATGGCTGGTTGAAATCCAATCCCAACGAAGTTGTGATCATTGAGTTTAATAGAGATTCACAAACAAACTATCGCAAAGAGATTGCAAAGAGTCTGGAGGCTACCCTCTTGAAACTCTGGCCACCGACCAGTACAGGTAGCCTTGCAATGAATACTTATTACAAGAAGAATCGGGGGCGATGGCCAACCCTTAAAGAAGCAATAAGACGTAACCAGagaatatttattttcatggaCAATGGTTTGATTAAATATCTTGGGAGCTCACATGATTGGCTTGTCCAAAGCAATGGCAACATAGCGTCCAGTTGGGACACTGTTGCAGTCAGCTCAAGCTGCTCTTCTATCACTACAAATGCAAAATCAAAATGTACCTCCCGGGCCAGTTTTATGAGTTTAGCAGCGTATGGAAGTTATGGCCTGTGTACCTGGGACATGGCTAAAGTCTGCTCCAAGTGGATAGGAGAGGCTCAAGAGGCTTGCTACCAAAAACGAAAATCGTATGAAAAGACCGTTAACTTCTTGCTAGTGGATTGGCTTGATTACTATTCTGGAGAAGAGTCTGTGGTAAACAAGGCGAAGTTCATGAACCAGAAGAACATCAAGGAATACTTGGGCAAAGATATATTCTTCCCTGAATTGCAAGGTTGTTCGTACCATCCTGGTTGGTTTTATAATTACTGCTGGAAGAACTGTCCTAAGTATGGCTGGTGTTGGATCAATCAGTATTGTGGTGATAATGCCAACATTTGCAAGCAGAAATCTTATTCTTGTTACTCGAACTGTGGGGCTTAA